The Ptychodera flava strain L36383 unplaced genomic scaffold, AS_Pfla_20210202 Scaffold_37__1_contigs__length_1687728_pilon, whole genome shotgun sequence genome contains a region encoding:
- the LOC139127786 gene encoding tyrosine kinase receptor Cad96Ca-like — MAITRAWPRINVDYLNLILVSEKSEINGNQRDEDDSTTFVESSQASSSVSDIEPLFKDDWEFPIKKLLIHEDNLLGEGAFGEVRKAVAINIKGSNGETEVAVKMLRDDASAEEIRQFEREFKTMKALPTHPNIVALLGCCTEANGRPLYIITELMKNGSLLTYLRDGRGSHEYLNLHEKHRELTPVNLLHFCWQIAKGMSFLESEKCLHRDLAARNILLGDNNICKVSDFGLARDVKENYTYQRMSDGPLPLRWMAVESLRDSVHTTKSDVWSFGV; from the exons ATGGCAATTACTCGTGCATGGCCGAGAATCAACGTGGACTACTTAAACTTAATTTTAGTCTCAGAGAAG TCGGAGATTAATGGAAATCAGAGAGATGAAGATGATTCTACGACTTTTGTTGAAAGCAGCCAGGCATCCTCCAGTGTCAGTGACATTGAACCTCTTTTCAAAGATGACTGGGAATTCCCGATTAAAAAGTTGCTTATTCACGAAGATAACCTGCTTGGAGAAGGAGCATTCGGTGAAGTTCGGAAGGCTGTTGCCATTAATATCAAGGGAAGCAACGGTGAAACTGAGGTTGCCGTAAAAATGTTAAGAG ACGATGCTTCTGCGGAAGAAATTCGACAGTTCGAAAGGGAATTTAAGACGATGAAAGCACTACCAACACATCCGAATATTGTTGCCTTGCTTGGATGCTGTACAGAGGCAAATGGAC GTCCCCTGTATATCATCACTGAATTGATGAAAAATGGCAGTTTATTAACATACCTTAGAGATGGTCGTGGTAGTCATGAATATTTGAACCTCCATGAAAAACACCGAGAACTAACTCCAGTAAACTTACTTCACTTCTGCTGGCAAATAGCTAAAGGGATGAGTTTCCTCGAGTCGGAAAAA TGTCTTCATAGAGATCTGGCGGCGAGAAACATTCTATTGGGAGATaataatatttgtaaagtttccGACTTTGGACTAGCAAGGGATGTCAAAGAAAATTATACATATCAAAGAATGTCCGAT GGTCCATTGCCACTTCGATGGATGGCTGTAGAATCACTGCGTGATTCTGTGCACACAACTAAGAGTGATGTCTGGTCTTTTGGCGTGTAA